One genomic window of Candidatus Kuenenia stuttgartiensis includes the following:
- a CDS encoding DUF6529 family protein, whose product MTGIHAFILKHANASPLHRAVNIVIKNVTRFHQLITPLDVEQAISMNPKITTSLAFGLLIIGIVAVLFIIILPGRNKKTHYPDFFRQGHRIAGYAFFVLYIFICYLMSLKITRDPITWSAKDAIHAYLGLAIFPLLVAKICVARGFKKYYPRLPIYGMIVMVAVYLTVIMNGGYFLLTLARSQYIVLLQQGKPVKVNASEGRKVVQTKCSSCHSLERVYSHFKTAAEWRDYVARMRAKDPLRLSDLEELQALGFLIKNLGIDEQKMDAQVGMKIILNKCHLCHTLERVFQQKRTQSDWLKVIETMRAFDPQLLSDSEARQVHYYLSKMLLKQKIDS is encoded by the coding sequence ATAACTGGCATACATGCGTTCATACTCAAGCATGCAAATGCTTCGCCCCTACATCGTGCGGTAAATATCGTTATTAAAAATGTTACAAGGTTTCACCAGTTAATTACCCCCCTGGACGTAGAGCAAGCAATTTCAATGAACCCCAAAATAACAACTTCACTTGCCTTCGGCCTGCTCATTATCGGTATTGTTGCGGTTCTCTTCATTATCATTCTGCCTGGCAGAAATAAAAAGACACACTATCCGGATTTTTTCCGGCAGGGACATCGTATTGCCGGCTATGCCTTCTTTGTGCTTTATATATTCATATGTTATTTAATGTCATTGAAAATCACGCGCGACCCTATTACCTGGTCGGCAAAGGATGCTATTCATGCGTATCTCGGACTTGCTATTTTCCCGCTGCTCGTTGCAAAAATATGCGTTGCCCGCGGTTTTAAAAAATATTATCCGCGCCTGCCAATATACGGCATGATCGTAATGGTTGCCGTATACCTGACGGTTATTATGAACGGCGGGTATTTTCTCCTCACTTTAGCCCGCAGTCAGTACATTGTGCTTTTACAACAAGGCAAACCGGTAAAGGTGAATGCGAGTGAAGGTAGGAAGGTAGTACAGACGAAATGCTCCAGTTGTCATTCGTTAGAAAGGGTGTATTCACATTTTAAAACAGCGGCGGAATGGAGGGATTATGTAGCCCGCATGAGGGCAAAGGACCCGCTTCGCCTGAGCGATCTGGAAGAATTGCAGGCGCTGGGATTTCTGATAAAAAACCTTGGCATTGATGAGCAAAAAATGGATGCACAGGTAGGCATGAAGATAATTTTAAACAAATGCCATCTTTGTCACACACTAGAACGCGTGTTCCAACAGAAGAGGACGCAATCAGATTGGCTAAAGGTAATAGAAACAATGCGGGCATTTGATCCGCAGTTGCTGAGTGATTCCGAAGCCCGGCAAGTCCATTATTATTTGAGCAAGATGCTTCTAAAACAAAAAATAGATTCCTGA
- a CDS encoding Glu/Leu/Phe/Val family dehydrogenase has protein sequence MPEKMEENSPWQTALTQFNNVSKRMNLPEDIHQILKHFSRILTVSVPVRMDNGSTASFEGFRVQHCSAKGPYKGGIRYHPDLTLDDLKALAMEMTWKCSLVDIPFGGAKGGVVCDPKKLSRGELERITRRYTYAIQPIIGPDIDIPAPDVNTNEQIMAWIMDTYSMNKGFCSPGIVTGKPLNIGGSLGRADATGLGVAYIAASAVRQNKKTLKGLNVVIQGYGNVGSAAGKFLEEMGCKIVAVSSSTGGIYNPGGLSHNAIIEHYRKTGGFRYFPLAENITNAELLELPCDVLIPAAMGGQITKKNAGKIKAKLIVEGANGPTTPEADEILSGRKIKIVPDILANAGGVIVSYFEWVQDAQCYFWCKNEVNAKLKILLERSFNDVYAFAQKNKYSLRTSAMMLAIKKVADVFTVRGLYP, from the coding sequence ATGCCGGAAAAGATGGAAGAGAATAGCCCGTGGCAAACGGCGCTAACACAATTCAATAATGTCTCGAAGCGGATGAACCTCCCGGAGGATATTCATCAGATATTGAAACATTTTTCCCGAATCCTTACCGTGTCTGTTCCAGTTCGGATGGATAACGGATCAACAGCTTCGTTTGAAGGATTCCGGGTTCAGCATTGTTCTGCCAAAGGGCCTTATAAGGGAGGCATACGGTATCATCCGGACCTTACTTTGGACGACTTAAAGGCACTGGCAATGGAAATGACATGGAAGTGTTCCCTAGTGGATATTCCTTTTGGCGGAGCAAAAGGAGGCGTCGTTTGCGACCCCAAAAAACTCTCACGCGGCGAACTTGAAAGAATTACCCGGCGCTATACGTATGCTATTCAGCCAATCATCGGGCCAGACATCGATATTCCCGCGCCGGACGTCAATACAAACGAGCAAATCATGGCATGGATCATGGACACCTACAGCATGAATAAAGGCTTTTGTTCCCCCGGCATCGTCACGGGGAAACCATTGAATATTGGGGGCTCTCTGGGCAGGGCAGATGCAACGGGGCTTGGCGTTGCCTATATTGCCGCAAGCGCGGTGCGTCAAAACAAAAAAACACTAAAGGGCCTCAACGTAGTCATACAGGGATATGGCAATGTCGGGTCTGCCGCGGGAAAATTTTTAGAAGAAATGGGGTGTAAGATAGTAGCTGTCAGCAGTTCAACCGGTGGAATATACAACCCGGGGGGGTTGTCTCATAACGCTATTATAGAACATTACAGAAAAACCGGAGGATTCCGGTATTTTCCCCTTGCAGAAAATATTACGAACGCTGAATTACTGGAACTACCCTGTGACGTGCTGATTCCCGCAGCAATGGGAGGCCAGATCACAAAGAAGAATGCCGGTAAAATAAAGGCAAAACTGATCGTAGAGGGTGCAAATGGCCCTACAACCCCGGAGGCGGACGAAATACTCTCCGGCAGGAAAATAAAGATCGTACCGGACATCCTTGCAAATGCGGGGGGTGTGATTGTTTCCTATTTCGAGTGGGTGCAGGATGCGCAATGTTATTTCTGGTGCAAAAACGAGGTAAACGCCAAACTTAAAATACTTCTTGAAAGATCATTTAATGACGTTTATGCTTTCGCACAAAAAAACAAATATTCCCTACGCACCTCTGCCATGATGCTGGCAATTAAAAAAGTCGCTGACGTTTTTACCGTGAGGGGATTGTATCCGTAA
- a CDS encoding UDPGP type 1 family protein, which yields MNTVNKDHIEKAYPDYKHLIEKAFQTGQSHIFSWWNEITTAEKLHLLKQISSIDFTLLQKLFHESFISASDMFQKNLQPPPIIGIPENITGKKAAEKAKQVGEESLCNGEIAILTVAGGQGTRLGIDGPKGMLPISPINKKSIFQLHAEKIRALQTKYNAMFPWYIMTSETNDHDTQEFFRSNKFFGLDQQRVYFFTQRMIPTVDMNGKILMNAKSNIVMSPNGHGGTIIALQEKSIINDIKERGVRHIFYHQVDNVLIKMADPVFIGYHLMDGADVSSKVVKKRSPDEKVGVIVSLDGHLHVVEYSELSQEDKYAKNNDGTLKYNAGNIAIHIFSIAFLEKLFQMETYLPYHIAIKKVPFIDLNGNLITPKENNAIKFETFIFDVLKHVKNGVLMEVIRKEEFSPVKNAEGDDSPATAQQDMVNIFGQWLRKAGVAIPKDSNDNVKGLIEINPCFAFNEEDLIKNVDKDLEFRGFLNL from the coding sequence ATGAATACCGTAAACAAAGACCATATTGAAAAAGCATATCCTGATTATAAACACCTTATAGAAAAGGCATTTCAAACTGGCCAGTCCCACATTTTTAGCTGGTGGAACGAGATTACTACTGCCGAAAAGCTGCATCTTTTGAAACAGATATCTTCAATAGATTTTACGCTTTTACAAAAACTTTTTCACGAAAGCTTTATTTCAGCTTCTGACATGTTTCAGAAAAATTTACAACCCCCACCGATTATTGGCATTCCGGAAAATATTACTGGAAAAAAAGCTGCTGAAAAGGCGAAACAGGTGGGGGAGGAGTCCTTGTGCAATGGAGAAATTGCCATCCTTACCGTTGCGGGGGGACAGGGAACACGGCTGGGAATCGATGGACCAAAGGGCATGCTCCCCATATCGCCAATCAACAAAAAAAGCATTTTTCAACTTCATGCCGAGAAAATACGCGCTCTTCAAACGAAATACAACGCAATGTTTCCCTGGTATATTATGACAAGCGAAACAAATGATCACGACACGCAGGAGTTTTTCCGTTCAAACAAATTCTTCGGGCTTGACCAACAACGGGTATATTTCTTTACCCAACGAATGATTCCCACAGTAGATATGAACGGAAAAATTTTGATGAATGCAAAGTCAAATATTGTAATGAGCCCGAACGGTCATGGGGGCACAATTATTGCGCTTCAGGAAAAAAGTATTATAAATGATATAAAAGAACGGGGGGTCAGGCACATCTTTTATCACCAGGTGGATAACGTGCTTATAAAAATGGCAGACCCTGTATTTATTGGCTATCATCTTATGGATGGCGCGGATGTGTCATCAAAGGTGGTTAAAAAACGCAGCCCTGATGAAAAAGTAGGAGTGATTGTTTCTCTTGACGGACACTTGCACGTGGTTGAGTATTCGGAACTGAGCCAGGAGGACAAATATGCAAAAAACAATGATGGCACTTTAAAATATAATGCAGGAAATATTGCGATTCACATATTCAGCATCGCCTTTCTTGAAAAGCTGTTTCAAATGGAAACCTACCTTCCGTATCATATCGCAATAAAAAAGGTTCCTTTTATTGATTTGAACGGCAATTTGATTACCCCGAAAGAAAATAACGCCATTAAATTTGAAACATTTATATTTGACGTTTTAAAGCACGTGAAAAATGGTGTACTTATGGAAGTTATCCGCAAGGAGGAATTTTCTCCGGTAAAAAATGCAGAAGGAGACGATTCTCCCGCAACAGCGCAACAAGACATGGTAAATATATTTGGCCAATGGTTGCGAAAGGCGGGGGTTGCCATCCCGAAGGATTCTAATGATAATGTAAAGGGACTTATTGAAATCAATCCCTGTTTTGCATTTAATGAGGAGGACTTAATAAAAAATGTGGATAAGGATTTGGAATTTAGAGGTTTTTTGAATCTTTAG
- a CDS encoding methylenetetrahydrofolate reductase, protein MKSGSNLEKLLRDGKFAVTAELGPPRGADRTVIEKKAVMLKGYGDAFNITDCQTAVVRMSSIAAGRIVLDSGVEPIVQMTCRDRNRIAIQSDLLGAAALGAKNVLCLTGDHQKFGDHPMAKGVFDIDSIQLIQIVKALRDERLSQCGQELKAGSPAFFIGAAENPFADPFKYRAARLGKKIKAGADFIQTQIIYNVNKFKEWMKMVTDMGLHEKTYILAGVAPLKSKGMAKHMKYNVPGMDVPDEVMERMDAAAEAKRGKEEGIKICLEVIEQVREIKGVAGIHIMAVEWEEAVPEIVRQAGLYPRPSV, encoded by the coding sequence ATGAAATCTGGAAGCAATCTGGAGAAATTACTTCGTGACGGAAAATTTGCAGTAACAGCGGAACTCGGCCCTCCAAGGGGTGCGGACAGAACGGTAATTGAAAAAAAAGCGGTGATGCTGAAGGGATATGGCGATGCCTTTAACATTACCGATTGCCAAACCGCCGTGGTAAGGATGTCAAGCATCGCTGCAGGCAGAATTGTGCTTGATTCGGGTGTGGAACCCATTGTTCAGATGACATGCCGGGATAGAAACCGTATTGCCATACAGAGCGATCTTTTGGGCGCTGCGGCTTTGGGGGCAAAAAACGTGCTTTGCCTCACGGGAGACCATCAGAAATTTGGCGACCATCCGATGGCAAAAGGCGTATTTGACATTGATTCCATTCAACTTATTCAAATCGTAAAAGCACTTAGGGACGAAAGGTTATCCCAGTGCGGACAGGAATTGAAGGCGGGGAGTCCCGCGTTTTTTATTGGTGCAGCGGAGAACCCATTTGCAGACCCTTTTAAATATCGTGCGGCGAGACTTGGTAAAAAAATTAAGGCAGGTGCGGATTTTATTCAGACTCAAATTATCTACAACGTAAACAAATTTAAAGAATGGATGAAAATGGTTACTGATATGGGACTTCACGAAAAGACCTATATACTTGCCGGTGTAGCGCCCCTCAAATCAAAGGGCATGGCAAAGCATATGAAATATAACGTACCCGGCATGGATGTGCCTGATGAAGTTATGGAGCGCATGGACGCTGCTGCTGAAGCGAAAAGAGGGAAAGAAGAAGGGATAAAGATTTGTCTGGAAGTAATTGAGCAGGTGAGAGAGATAAAAGGCGTTGCAGGTATTCATATTATGGCCGTTGAGTGGGAAGAAGCGGTGCCTGAAATTGTAAGGCAGGCAGGATTGTATCCGAGGCCTTCAGTATAA
- a CDS encoding tetratricopeptide repeat protein, with product MFIKSNSKRTSLFSCILVLIPVFSLLLYINATHGKFVYDDFKVIVDNGFIKDWKYFPALFSADYFIISGEMSYRPFVTFSYFVDYSLWQLNPFGFHLTNVLLHAVNTTLFYLFFRQVIKNKKILWLSTLFFITHPILTETVNAIGYREDLLSATFMLISLICFVKSDTLLFESNGEKRRFIMYYCLSLLTYFLALFSKEMAITLPAILFLFVIFSGQGMRQGILRRLKGIYIGYFAVSLFYIVIRFVVLRNPAVQAEYQPGGFWLNIFTMLKVLASYIKASFFPFNLNADYVVPLVKSSLEWSGILSVLFLCAVFVILAKLCKVRHFFACWMAWFFITLLPVMNIVPIGNIMAERYLYLPVMGFCVVKGILIYRITDTTLSSRAIPLRKVVQLVIIIFMVGSNGFSIIRKNGDWRDEFSLWTKTLVRSPQSHRAHCNLGNVYLEKGNIERAQKEYQAALLCNAEDASIHSNLGIVYTKQGLEQKAEAEYIEAIRLDRYYAQPHNNLGNIYYNRGQLDKAKEEYLEALRIKPDYSHAHNGLGSVYNSMEKLDEALEEFRESLLYDSKYILAINNVGVNYAKRGKMHDAIEYFEKAVALNQNQPQSYYNLGFAYENLEEGERAVQAYRRAVQLDPDNFNALLALGNLCYRMGMADDAINVFQHMIVRYPGEVNAYKRLVFLYLVNKRDAEKSKSYLLELLKIDPGQAAREDMKQVIEYFKLSGE from the coding sequence TTGTTCATCAAATCAAATTCAAAACGTACCTCCCTTTTTTCCTGTATTCTTGTCTTAATACCGGTCTTTTCCCTTCTGCTTTATATAAATGCCACTCACGGGAAATTTGTTTATGATGATTTCAAGGTTATCGTGGACAACGGTTTTATCAAGGACTGGAAGTATTTTCCCGCATTGTTTTCTGCAGATTATTTTATCATTTCAGGGGAGATGAGTTACCGGCCATTTGTGACCTTTTCTTATTTTGTTGATTATAGCCTCTGGCAGCTCAACCCTTTTGGTTTTCATTTGACAAACGTTTTATTACATGCAGTAAATACCACGCTTTTTTATCTTTTCTTCCGCCAGGTGATAAAAAATAAAAAGATACTGTGGCTTTCCACACTTTTTTTTATCACACATCCGATTCTTACGGAAACAGTAAATGCTATTGGATATCGCGAGGATCTTCTTTCTGCAACATTTATGCTTATCTCTCTCATCTGTTTTGTAAAATCTGACACATTGCTGTTTGAAAGCAATGGGGAGAAAAGACGTTTTATCATGTATTATTGCCTCTCTCTCCTTACGTATTTTCTTGCGCTTTTTTCAAAAGAAATGGCCATAACCCTGCCGGCTATTTTATTCTTATTTGTTATCTTTTCAGGCCAAGGCATGCGGCAAGGCATTTTGCGAAGGCTTAAAGGTATTTATATTGGATATTTTGCCGTTTCACTGTTTTACATCGTGATACGATTTGTAGTATTAAGAAATCCGGCAGTGCAGGCGGAGTATCAGCCTGGGGGATTCTGGCTGAATATTTTTACGATGCTTAAGGTGCTGGCATCCTATATCAAGGCGTCTTTCTTTCCGTTTAACCTGAATGCGGACTATGTGGTGCCCCTTGTAAAATCTTCTCTGGAGTGGTCAGGCATTCTCTCCGTCTTGTTTTTATGTGCCGTTTTTGTCATCCTTGCGAAACTATGCAAAGTGAGGCATTTCTTTGCCTGCTGGATGGCCTGGTTTTTCATCACGCTCCTGCCGGTTATGAATATTGTTCCTATCGGAAATATTATGGCGGAAAGATATCTGTATCTTCCCGTTATGGGCTTTTGTGTGGTAAAGGGGATACTTATCTACCGTATTACCGATACAACGCTGTCTTCCCGTGCTATTCCTTTAAGAAAAGTGGTGCAACTGGTCATCATAATTTTTATGGTAGGCAGCAATGGCTTTTCTATTATAAGGAAAAACGGAGACTGGCGGGATGAATTTTCATTGTGGACAAAGACCCTGGTAAGGTCTCCGCAAAGCCATCGTGCGCATTGCAATCTTGGAAACGTTTATTTGGAAAAGGGGAATATTGAACGGGCCCAAAAGGAATATCAGGCCGCATTGCTCTGCAATGCTGAAGACGCCAGCATACACAGCAATCTTGGCATAGTATATACGAAACAGGGATTAGAACAAAAGGCAGAGGCAGAATACATAGAGGCAATCCGGCTTGACAGATATTACGCGCAGCCGCACAACAATCTAGGCAATATTTATTACAACCGGGGGCAGCTTGATAAGGCAAAGGAGGAATATCTTGAGGCGCTCAGGATAAAACCGGATTATTCGCATGCGCACAATGGGCTTGGCAGTGTTTACAATTCAATGGAAAAGCTTGATGAAGCCCTTGAGGAGTTTCGAGAATCCCTTCTGTACGACAGCAAATATATCCTTGCCATAAATAATGTAGGGGTAAACTATGCAAAGCGGGGGAAGATGCATGATGCTATTGAGTATTTTGAAAAAGCGGTTGCGTTAAACCAAAATCAGCCGCAGAGTTATTACAATCTTGGCTTTGCTTATGAAAACCTGGAAGAGGGAGAAAGGGCTGTTCAGGCATACCGCAGGGCGGTTCAGTTAGACCCGGACAATTTTAATGCCCTCCTTGCGCTGGGCAATCTTTGCTACAGGATGGGTATGGCCGATGATGCGATAAACGTATTTCAACATATGATTGTTCGTTACCCCGGTGAGGTAAATGCTTATAAAAGGCTTGTATTTTTGTATCTTGTCAATAAGCGGGATGCCGAAAAATCAAAAAGTTATTTACTGGAACTCTTAAAAATAGACCCCGGCCAGGCCGCGCGGGAGGACATGAAGCAGGTTATCGAGTATTTTAAGCTGTCGGGAGAGTAA
- a CDS encoding ferritin-like domain-containing protein, producing MEFENFNDHEVLRIAINMEKEGKVFYTTLAENAKDSRVKEIFAKLAQDEEDHMDTFQRIYDSLPSPQEQIYAGEDYTADEYLKHLVDTGVFTRKDSAKELALQIKSDVDALKIGIQAEKDAILYYREAIQHTKNDDGRKAFEQLLNEEKTHLHLLAKQMILLKECAA from the coding sequence ATGGAGTTCGAAAACTTTAATGACCATGAAGTCCTTCGAATCGCAATAAACATGGAAAAAGAAGGCAAGGTTTTTTATACTACCCTGGCAGAAAACGCAAAAGACTCAAGGGTAAAAGAAATCTTTGCAAAGCTCGCGCAGGACGAAGAAGATCATATGGATACCTTCCAGAGGATTTATGATTCTTTGCCTTCGCCACAGGAACAAATATACGCCGGCGAGGATTACACGGCAGATGAATATTTGAAGCACCTTGTGGATACAGGTGTCTTTACCAGGAAAGACTCGGCAAAAGAACTTGCCTTGCAGATAAAAAGCGATGTTGACGCTTTAAAAATCGGCATACAAGCAGAGAAGGATGCAATCCTCTACTACCGCGAAGCAATACAGCATACAAAAAACGATGACGGACGGAAAGCCTTTGAACAATTATTAAACGAAGAAAAAACCCACCTTCATTTACTGGCAAAACAAATGATTCTTTTGAAAGAGTGCGCGGCATAG
- a CDS encoding SDR family NAD(P)-dependent oxidoreductase — protein sequence MCVELFNLHDKVALVTGAGKGLGKSMALALSESGAHVAVASRTFSDVEETAQEIEGNGVKSLPIAADVTKPEDVTKMVEMVLSKFKTIDILVSNVGAFIGGSIQDISLDDWHKMIEINLTSTYLCVKTVGKHMLDKKCGKIITMSSALGIFGANRSSAYCSGKGGVIQLTKALAIEWAKYNINVNSIAPYSMETETTREMLKDEKIKQAIISKIPLQRIGQPSDLSGTVVFLASKASDYITGQVIFVDGGFSVQ from the coding sequence ATGTGTGTAGAACTATTTAATTTGCATGATAAAGTCGCCCTGGTGACAGGCGCAGGAAAAGGGCTTGGAAAATCAATGGCGTTAGCCCTGTCAGAATCGGGCGCACATGTGGCGGTGGCAAGCCGTACTTTTTCAGATGTGGAAGAAACGGCGCAGGAAATAGAGGGAAACGGGGTAAAATCACTTCCTATTGCCGCTGACGTAACAAAGCCGGAAGATGTGACAAAAATGGTTGAAATGGTTTTGTCAAAATTCAAAACTATCGACATCCTTGTGAGCAATGTCGGCGCCTTCATTGGCGGTTCAATACAGGATATTTCCTTAGACGATTGGCATAAAATGATCGAAATAAATCTTACAAGCACCTATTTATGTGTAAAAACGGTAGGCAAGCACATGCTCGACAAAAAATGCGGCAAAATAATCACCATGAGTTCCGCCCTTGGAATATTTGGTGCAAACCGGTCTTCAGCATATTGTTCCGGTAAGGGAGGGGTAATACAACTCACAAAGGCCCTGGCAATTGAATGGGCAAAATACAACATAAATGTCAACTCAATCGCCCCCTATTCGATGGAAACTGAAACTACCAGGGAAATGCTGAAAGACGAAAAAATAAAGCAGGCGATTATTTCAAAAATCCCCTTACAGCGGATTGGACAACCCTCCGATCTCTCCGGAACTGTTGTCTTCCTTGCCTCTAAGGCGTCTGACTATATAACCGGACAGGTTATATTCGTAGATGGCGGGTTTTCTGTACAATAA
- a CDS encoding cysteine dioxygenase, producing MNASLKKYIARFESLQGIPSEEELRNSFGGLHQEQLSIEEYTRFSGTGYQRNVINASATCELIALCFKPGQYTSIHDHGGSVGIAFVYKGTMTEELFEKQQSSGMIAPFAKNSVSANEVSCIDLSTIHRVSNVHDDGLVVITVYFPPLVAMNIYNTENTLVEKWTAAAQRKQYS from the coding sequence ATGAACGCTTCCTTAAAAAAATACATTGCCCGTTTTGAATCATTGCAGGGAATACCTTCCGAAGAGGAATTAAGAAATAGTTTCGGGGGATTGCACCAGGAACAATTGTCTATTGAGGAATATACACGTTTCTCCGGCACGGGGTATCAACGAAATGTTATTAATGCCAGTGCCACATGTGAGTTAATTGCATTGTGTTTTAAGCCGGGACAATACACCTCAATTCATGACCACGGAGGTTCTGTTGGGATTGCCTTTGTTTACAAAGGGACTATGACGGAAGAATTATTTGAAAAACAGCAATCATCGGGTATGATCGCACCGTTTGCAAAGAATTCGGTTTCGGCAAATGAAGTGTCCTGCATTGATCTTTCGACAATTCATCGTGTATCAAATGTTCATGATGATGGATTAGTTGTTATTACTGTCTATTTCCCGCCTCTTGTTGCAATGAATATTTATAACACGGAAAATACCCTGGTTGAGAAATGGACAGCGGCGGCACAGAGGAAACAATATTCTTAG
- a CDS encoding MBL fold metallo-hydrolase: METTIQTDFIKFLGTAGARIVVSKQLRASGGIWYSLHGFNVLVDPGPGCLVRCLSSRPKMDPMQLDAIILSHRHLDHAADVNVMIEAMTEGGFKKRGTLYAPEDALTEDPVVFHYVRNYITKIIIIKEGGRYQLSDGVYFETPLKHQHPSETYGINFITPEYTISHIVDTRYFPDLLKCYNGDTLIINVVRYNADRDTRKWLYHLTIRDVREIVTTLKPKTTLLNHFGMTMLKAHPHKVAEQLSAETGLNIIAASDGMRFNLKK; the protein is encoded by the coding sequence ATGGAAACGACCATTCAAACAGATTTTATAAAATTCCTCGGTACGGCCGGGGCGAGGATTGTCGTATCGAAACAACTCCGCGCATCAGGGGGCATTTGGTATTCATTGCACGGTTTCAACGTTTTGGTAGATCCGGGTCCTGGATGCCTTGTAAGATGCCTTTCAAGCAGGCCAAAAATGGACCCGATGCAACTGGATGCAATTATCCTCTCCCACAGGCATCTGGATCATGCCGCAGATGTGAATGTTATGATTGAAGCAATGACTGAAGGAGGATTTAAGAAAAGAGGAACACTCTACGCCCCCGAAGATGCATTAACGGAAGATCCGGTTGTTTTCCACTATGTAAGAAACTATATCACTAAAATAATTATCATAAAGGAAGGCGGGCGTTATCAACTGTCAGACGGTGTCTACTTTGAAACACCACTTAAACATCAGCATCCAAGTGAAACATACGGCATTAATTTCATTACCCCTGAATATACCATTTCACACATCGTCGATACCCGTTACTTTCCGGATTTATTGAAGTGCTACAATGGCGACACATTGATTATCAACGTTGTCCGCTATAACGCTGACCGCGATACAAGAAAGTGGCTGTATCACCTGACAATAAGAGACGTCAGAGAAATAGTTACCACACTAAAACCAAAAACTACATTATTGAATCATTTTGGAATGACCATGCTCAAGGCTCACCCCCACAAGGTTGCCGAACAATTATCAGCGGAAACAGGACTCAACATTATAGCCGCAAGCGACGGGATGCGATTTAATTTAAAAAAGTAG